In Spirochaetales bacterium, a single window of DNA contains:
- a CDS encoding ankyrin repeat domain-containing protein: MYCLIPVVPFLTSGCGREINGADHASRSAVTLYETALGGDYAGAARLIGRGEKPGGRFTPQAATPLHAAVRGGHEKIVALLLSSGAPVDARDRIGMTPLYYAAVHGREMIARVLIDAGASINAATKDGTLPLHAAAAGGYISIVKLLLANGALADASNILGDTPLISAIDHGHVATAALLIDHGADIMVKDKKYGWTPLHYAAASGSRESVLLLIDRGAVVTAEDEEGRTASDIAEATGDTGIFDILSAYR; the protein is encoded by the coding sequence ATGTATTGTCTGATACCGGTAGTGCCGTTTTTAACTTCCGGTTGCGGGCGGGAAATAAACGGGGCGGATCACGCATCCCGGTCCGCGGTAACGTTGTACGAGACGGCTTTAGGCGGCGATTATGCGGGAGCGGCACGATTGATCGGGCGGGGTGAAAAGCCCGGCGGCAGGTTCACCCCGCAGGCTGCAACCCCCCTCCATGCCGCGGTGAGAGGCGGCCATGAAAAAATCGTCGCCCTCCTTCTTTCCTCGGGCGCTCCGGTGGACGCACGCGACAGAATCGGTATGACACCTCTTTACTACGCGGCCGTTCACGGCCGTGAAATGATCGCCCGCGTTTTGATCGATGCAGGCGCTTCAATTAACGCAGCGACCAAAGACGGGACGCTTCCCCTGCACGCGGCGGCAGCGGGGGGCTATATAAGCATCGTCAAACTCCTTCTTGCCAACGGGGCTTTGGCAGATGCGTCAAATATTCTGGGCGACACCCCGTTAATTTCAGCAATCGACCACGGACATGTCGCGACCGCAGCCCTCCTCATCGATCATGGTGCGGACATCATGGTCAAGGATAAAAAGTACGGATGGACGCCGCTTCATTATGCGGCGGCTTCGGGCAGCCGGGAATCGGTTCTCCTTCTCATCGATCGCGGTGCCGTTGTGACGGCGGAAGATGAGGAAGGCAGGACCGCATCCGATATAGCGGAAGCAACCGGCGACACCGGGATTTTTGATATTCTTTCGGCGTATCGGTAG
- a CDS encoding MATE family efflux transporter has product MMENKATALKTKSDLAFLLSISFPMIISQGTDTVMLFVDRLFLSRLGTEYIAPAMSGGLTSFVIISLFLGITGYVNAIVAQYYGANLRTRCSSALAQAVYLSFAGYPVLIFASPLVKHLFIVVGHTDSQVLLEYSYFSVLIFGSLFSLLRNSLAGFFIGIGKTRIVMTASIIGMCVNIPLNYLLIFGKLFFPRLEIIGAAIGTIGGNIVSAGILIVVYLSRHYRHCFKTSRNWKPDIPLLKKLLYYGFPSGIEGFLNVFAFNLFLQLFHSVSEDVAAAVTITFNYDMVAFIPMVGLNMATTSVVGRHMGAGDIKGAEKATWLALRVAWVYAGSMMLLFVFGAPFLVRVFLPEAASAFQGNVVSLAEVMLRLAAFYTLADATQLVTSGALKGAGDTHWIMRATVTAHWIMAVISFFMIKVFSFQPVVIWIFFIFFVISLGCLLVVRFRGGTWKRIRLV; this is encoded by the coding sequence ATGATGGAAAACAAAGCAACGGCCCTGAAAACGAAAAGCGACCTCGCCTTTCTCCTCTCGATCTCATTTCCAATGATTATATCACAGGGAACCGACACGGTCATGCTTTTTGTCGACAGGTTGTTTCTTTCCAGACTCGGTACGGAATATATAGCGCCCGCGATGAGCGGGGGGCTTACTTCTTTTGTCATTATATCACTGTTTCTGGGCATAACGGGGTATGTGAACGCAATTGTCGCACAGTACTATGGAGCGAATTTGAGAACGAGATGTTCCAGTGCGCTTGCCCAGGCCGTATACCTTTCCTTTGCCGGTTATCCGGTTCTCATATTCGCCTCACCGCTTGTGAAACATCTCTTTATCGTGGTCGGTCATACCGATAGCCAGGTATTACTCGAATATTCCTATTTTTCCGTTCTCATTTTCGGGTCACTCTTCAGTCTCCTGCGTAACTCGCTGGCGGGATTTTTTATCGGTATCGGTAAAACCCGGATCGTCATGACCGCCAGTATCATCGGGATGTGCGTCAATATTCCGTTGAATTACCTCCTCATCTTCGGGAAGTTGTTTTTTCCGAGACTTGAAATAATCGGCGCGGCGATCGGGACGATCGGGGGAAACATCGTCTCCGCGGGAATACTTATCGTCGTCTACTTGAGTAGGCATTACCGGCATTGCTTCAAGACAAGCCGGAACTGGAAACCCGATATTCCGCTTCTCAAAAAGCTGCTATACTATGGTTTTCCGTCAGGGATCGAAGGGTTTCTCAATGTTTTTGCATTCAATCTCTTTCTTCAATTGTTTCATTCGGTGAGTGAGGATGTCGCTGCCGCCGTGACCATTACCTTCAATTATGACATGGTTGCTTTTATTCCGATGGTTGGACTCAATATGGCCACGACAAGTGTGGTCGGCCGGCACATGGGCGCCGGAGATATCAAGGGAGCGGAAAAGGCAACATGGCTGGCATTGAGGGTTGCCTGGGTGTATGCGGGAAGCATGATGCTTCTGTTTGTCTTTGGGGCCCCCTTTCTTGTCCGTGTCTTTTTGCCGGAAGCGGCATCGGCGTTTCAGGGGAATGTGGTGTCCCTTGCCGAAGTGATGCTCCGTCTTGCCGCATTTTATACCCTCGCAGACGCGACACAGCTTGTTACCAGCGGTGCACTCAAGGGAGCGGGTGATACGCACTGGATTATGCGGGCGACGGTAACGGCACATTGGATAATGGCCGTAATCTCGTTTTTTATGATCAAGGTGTTCAGTTTTCAACCCGTCGTTATTTGGATTTTCTTTATCTTTTTTGTTATTTCACTGGGTTGTCTTCTGGTCGTACGGTTCAGGGGAGGGACGTGGAAGAGAATAAGGCTTGTATAG
- a CDS encoding GNAT family N-acetyltransferase: MRSCGNSKNNQTDIGPEIVLRDTPIEMDRETIRSLARGSGVFREDEVAIAVELLDEWLVKGHASGYHFLFSEISGRVNGFTIYGPVPFTKNRYDLYWIVVDKALQGRKIGTILIRETEAKIRGMGGERIYIETSSTAPYEPTRCFYRNKGYKEDAVLKDFYRDGDSKVIFVKVL, from the coding sequence ATGCGGTCTTGCGGTAATTCAAAAAATAATCAAACGGATATAGGGCCGGAGATAGTACTGCGGGATACCCCGATAGAAATGGACAGGGAGACGATCCGGAGTCTGGCACGCGGATCAGGTGTTTTCCGGGAGGATGAGGTTGCGATCGCGGTCGAATTGCTGGATGAATGGCTGGTGAAAGGACATGCGAGCGGTTATCATTTTCTCTTTTCCGAAATTTCAGGAAGGGTGAATGGTTTCACTATATACGGTCCCGTTCCCTTTACCAAAAATCGTTACGACCTTTACTGGATTGTCGTTGATAAAGCGCTTCAAGGCAGGAAAATCGGGACGATTCTGATACGTGAAACGGAAGCGAAGATTCGTGGTATGGGCGGGGAACGAATATACATAGAAACATCTTCGACCGCCCCTTACGAACCGACACGGTGCTTTTATCGAAACAAGGGATACAAAGAGGATGCCGTTTTAAAGGATTTTTACCGGGATGGCGACTCCAAGGTCATTTTTGTCAAGGTCTTGTAA
- a CDS encoding RICIN domain-containing protein, translating into MKTSMNTYLLMITVLLCTAVMLQAVELCGDDTTDINNGEYTVMNNIWGEGAGEQCIEVNGTGFEITYSTHTNGSQVKAYPVIYKGCHWGHCTADINRNMPIQVGKIDSARFSMSIGTSGAGGTWNAAFEAWFSRTGGGDPANGAELMIWINRGGGAGPGGSQVGTVTIGGASWDVYYADWDWNYIAYIRTSGTSSVSNLDFKAFINDSTSRGYIDTSWYLDAMEAGFEIWADGEGLTLNSYTAAVTGEAMVVIPPEPPPVSETPVTGVWYKVLAGHSGKCMEVADSSASAGANIQQWDDTGGQYQQWMLEAAEESGYYKIVNRGSGMCVQVQDWSTADGGNIQQGTCGSYQNNQQWRLEREGDYYQIINRNSGKLIDVQACSVTNGANLHQWSYYSDGAESQRWSFIRVDGSATQPPSTTPVPATAVPTTPASLGDVNADSNINIVDALLTAQYYVGLEPAGFDTSRADTNCDGTINIVDALLIAQYYVGLVNGFCP; encoded by the coding sequence ATGAAAACGTCTATGAACACCTATCTTCTCATGATAACGGTATTGCTTTGTACCGCCGTAATGCTTCAGGCAGTCGAATTGTGCGGGGATGATACCACGGACATCAACAACGGGGAATACACGGTCATGAATAATATCTGGGGAGAAGGCGCGGGGGAGCAGTGTATCGAGGTGAACGGGACCGGTTTTGAGATCACTTATTCCACACATACCAACGGAAGCCAGGTGAAGGCGTATCCCGTCATTTACAAAGGGTGCCACTGGGGACATTGTACGGCCGATATCAACAGGAATATGCCGATTCAGGTCGGAAAGATCGATTCGGCTCGTTTCAGCATGAGTATCGGCACTTCGGGCGCGGGAGGTACCTGGAATGCCGCTTTCGAAGCATGGTTCAGCCGGACCGGCGGGGGAGACCCCGCAAATGGAGCCGAACTGATGATATGGATCAACCGGGGGGGCGGTGCCGGTCCCGGCGGGTCACAGGTCGGAACGGTAACGATCGGCGGTGCATCATGGGACGTCTATTATGCGGACTGGGACTGGAATTATATCGCCTATATCAGGACGAGCGGGACTTCGAGTGTCTCGAATCTCGATTTCAAGGCATTCATCAATGATTCTACCTCACGAGGTTATATCGATACCTCCTGGTACCTTGATGCAATGGAAGCCGGTTTCGAAATCTGGGCCGATGGCGAGGGGCTTACCCTCAACTCCTATACGGCGGCCGTTACCGGTGAAGCCATGGTCGTTATTCCGCCCGAACCGCCGCCCGTGAGTGAAACGCCGGTAACCGGTGTATGGTACAAAGTACTGGCCGGTCATTCGGGGAAATGTATGGAGGTCGCCGATTCATCGGCATCGGCAGGCGCCAATATCCAGCAGTGGGACGATACGGGAGGGCAGTACCAGCAGTGGATGCTGGAAGCGGCGGAAGAAAGCGGGTATTATAAGATCGTCAACAGGGGAAGCGGTATGTGCGTTCAGGTTCAGGACTGGTCGACAGCCGACGGCGGTAATATCCAGCAGGGCACGTGCGGGAGTTACCAGAACAATCAGCAGTGGCGGCTTGAACGTGAAGGCGATTATTATCAAATCATCAACAGAAACAGCGGCAAGCTTATCGACGTACAGGCGTGTTCGGTGACAAACGGCGCAAACCTCCACCAGTGGAGTTATTACAGCGACGGGGCGGAAAGCCAGCGGTGGAGTTTTATCAGGGTTGACGGAAGTGCAACCCAGCCGCCTTCGACGACGCCCGTTCCGGCCACAGCGGTACCGACCACCCCCGCTTCATTGGGTGATGTCAATGCCGACAGTAACATCAATATTGTCGATGCCCTACTTACGGCGCAATATTACGTGGGCCTCGAACCGGCCGGTTTCGACACATCACGTGCGGATACGAACTGTGACGGAACCATCAACATCGTCGACGCTCTTTTAATCGCCCAATATTATGTCGGGCTTGTGAATGGATTTTGCCCGTAG
- a CDS encoding cellulase family glycosylhydrolase: MMKIIPHLFFLVVLLYGCETLPSPLSMEDEDIPFKPTGGYPQFQETTGVNIGFPIDRDELVMIKDAGFRWIRTDMKWSGIETVSGFYPEGGGCGNRINILTRSTVRAYNGDYSLLFDWRIDTEKQDGKPCYAEIGRMYRLPDDTKRIHFAAYGDNSRHMLFVRIMDAAGEIFQYPAGPLSFSGWKTLTVTLSSSAESWGGEGNGELDYPVYLKSIAIALQPGRAEGQLFIDEITLERSSRRTAIVIENFEDRSGYDFEGTGYDSFVAEAQGMGLNNYFVLYGSNRLYETDMSVRSEKGRNAFAAFAAAAVARYDQYYTIWEIWNEPDTASSWTPQPSIDEYMLLVEKTSAAIEKTDPYAIVYAPAVSGLSLSWLSECFGEGLLELIDGVSVHLYRNNAPEKVIEDYGRLRELINAYKPENREIALVAGEWGYPLIGSGENTLTEELQASYAVRMMLINYYQGASRSIWYNFRAGFRDSVNDRGDTADFGLVTSTLQPRKGYDALSVCNRFLSGYTFGGKIKSKKGDYILRFENEAKKLVYTLWTGGSDHEVVLPLESGKWELFDMYGKRIELNGIDTGCSVRVSGDVVYLKQK, encoded by the coding sequence ATGATGAAAATAATTCCGCATCTTTTTTTCCTCGTTGTTTTATTATACGGATGTGAAACACTTCCGTCACCGCTTTCAATGGAAGATGAGGATATCCCGTTCAAACCCACAGGCGGGTATCCGCAGTTTCAGGAAACCACCGGAGTGAATATCGGGTTCCCGATTGACCGGGACGAGCTTGTGATGATCAAGGATGCCGGATTTCGCTGGATACGGACGGATATGAAGTGGAGCGGGATTGAAACCGTTTCCGGCTTTTATCCCGAAGGCGGCGGGTGCGGAAACAGGATAAACATTCTCACGAGAAGTACGGTGAGGGCATATAACGGCGATTATTCGCTGCTTTTCGACTGGCGGATCGATACGGAAAAACAGGACGGAAAGCCTTGTTACGCAGAGATCGGGAGAATGTACCGGCTGCCGGATGACACGAAACGTATACATTTTGCCGCCTACGGAGATAACTCACGTCACATGCTTTTTGTCCGGATCATGGATGCTGCGGGGGAGATTTTTCAGTACCCGGCGGGCCCCCTTTCTTTTTCGGGATGGAAAACACTGACCGTCACTCTCTCATCGTCAGCCGAATCATGGGGGGGGGAAGGCAACGGAGAACTCGATTATCCTGTATATCTTAAAAGCATCGCGATTGCACTTCAACCGGGAAGAGCGGAAGGACAGCTTTTTATCGATGAGATTACACTGGAGCGTTCATCGCGGCGTACCGCGATCGTGATCGAGAATTTTGAAGACAGGTCCGGCTATGATTTCGAGGGAACCGGCTATGACAGTTTTGTTGCCGAAGCGCAGGGAATGGGTCTCAATAATTATTTTGTCCTGTACGGTTCGAACAGATTATATGAAACGGATATGTCGGTCCGCAGTGAAAAAGGAAGAAACGCGTTTGCCGCGTTCGCCGCTGCAGCTGTCGCGCGATACGATCAATATTATACGATATGGGAGATCTGGAACGAACCGGATACCGCTTCCTCATGGACGCCGCAGCCGTCAATCGATGAATATATGCTGCTTGTCGAAAAGACCTCAGCGGCGATCGAAAAGACGGATCCTTATGCGATTGTCTACGCCCCTGCGGTCTCCGGTTTATCTCTTTCGTGGCTTTCCGAATGTTTCGGGGAAGGACTGCTCGAACTCATTGACGGAGTGTCGGTCCATCTTTACCGGAACAACGCACCTGAAAAAGTGATCGAGGATTACGGGAGGCTTCGGGAACTCATTAATGCGTATAAACCTGAAAACAGGGAAATTGCATTGGTTGCGGGTGAATGGGGCTATCCATTGATCGGTTCAGGAGAAAACACGCTTACAGAGGAACTCCAGGCTTCGTACGCGGTGAGGATGATGCTTATCAATTATTACCAGGGGGCATCCAGGAGCATCTGGTATAATTTCCGCGCAGGTTTTCGTGATTCCGTCAATGACCGGGGCGATACGGCGGATTTCGGGCTTGTCACATCGACTTTGCAGCCGAGGAAGGGATATGACGCCCTCTCGGTATGCAACAGGTTTCTTTCAGGGTATACATTCGGCGGTAAAATAAAATCGAAGAAAGGAGATTATATTCTCCGGTTCGAAAATGAAGCCAAGAAGCTCGTCTACACACTCTGGACGGGTGGAAGTGACCACGAGGTCGTGCTGCCGCTTGAAAGCGGAAAGTGGGAATTATTCGATATGTACGGGAAGCGGATCGAGTTGAACGGCATCGATACGGGATGTTCGGTCCGTGTTTCGGGTGATGTTGTCTATTTGAAGCAAAAATAG
- a CDS encoding transcriptional repressor, giving the protein MSRQEIILKEYLRKRGLRYTPERKIVLQAILSIDGHFDVDDLYDWVRRHDESLSKATVYRAIPLFEEIGFLKESIRSEGRATYECAFGHEHHDHLVCVCCGKIIEFKDELIEELQQAVCRRYRFDAIEHKLSIRGYCSECAENMQKKSQEGDEHGIGGLETR; this is encoded by the coding sequence ATGAGTAGACAGGAGATCATTCTAAAAGAGTATCTCAGGAAACGGGGATTGAGGTATACGCCCGAAAGGAAAATAGTACTGCAGGCGATCCTTTCGATCGACGGCCATTTTGATGTCGATGACCTGTATGATTGGGTCCGACGGCATGACGAGTCATTGTCGAAGGCGACCGTTTACCGGGCAATTCCCCTTTTCGAGGAAATCGGCTTTCTCAAGGAGTCAATTCGTTCGGAGGGGAGGGCGACCTATGAATGCGCGTTCGGGCATGAGCATCATGATCATCTTGTTTGTGTCTGTTGCGGCAAGATTATCGAATTCAAGGACGAACTGATAGAGGAACTTCAGCAGGCCGTGTGCAGGCGATACAGGTTCGACGCCATCGAACATAAACTTTCTATTCGGGGCTATTGCAGTGAATGTGCCGAAAACATGCAGAAAAAGTCACAGGAAGGAGATGAACATGGAATTGGCGGCCTTGAAACAAGGTGA
- a CDS encoding ferrous iron transporter B gives MMQKILLMGNPNVGKSALFARLTGVNVIASNYPGSTVEYTKGYMKISGERYELIDVPGTYSLDPTSKAEEVAVEMVKDGDIILNVLDSTNLERNLNLTFQLIKRNIPMVLVLNFWDETKHKGITIDAAGLEKLLDIPVVPVTAVTGEGISRLVEGISRAKASAISFNENDHWNAIGGVVGKVQTLSHRHHTLLDIITEASIKPLTGIPIAALVLFCSFSIIRIIGEGIINLVMNPFFEGVLKPLLMRLSAFLSGSGIVHDLLIGHMVGGEIAFLESFGILTTGLYVPIAAVLPYIVAFYLVLGILEDIGYLPRLGVLLDRMMHVVGLHGMSFIPMLLGLGCNVSGALACRTLESKKERFISATLMAIAVPCWAQIAMIFGLVGKYGAGGLFLVFGSLFLIWIVVGIILRRGMKGECPEMFSEMPPYRIPYPLVIFKKLWMRLWSFIREALPFVLLGVLLVNMLYSLGIIGVIGKITAPVVKHLFGLPEETVGALIIGFLRKDVAVGMLVPLNLSFKQLITASVVLTVYFPCIATFTVLVRELGPTGMLKAAGIMTATALISGTLLNFSITGAMMLFP, from the coding sequence ATGATGCAAAAAATACTTCTCATGGGAAATCCGAATGTCGGAAAAAGCGCGTTATTTGCTCGGCTTACCGGTGTGAACGTCATTGCATCGAATTATCCCGGCTCGACCGTTGAATATACAAAAGGGTATATGAAAATTTCGGGTGAGCGGTATGAACTGATCGATGTACCCGGAACATATTCACTCGATCCGACCTCGAAGGCGGAAGAGGTCGCGGTTGAAATGGTGAAAGACGGGGATATTATTCTGAATGTCCTTGATTCGACGAATCTTGAAAGAAATCTCAATCTCACCTTTCAGCTTATAAAAAGAAATATCCCGATGGTGCTTGTGCTCAATTTCTGGGATGAGACGAAACACAAGGGGATTACCATCGATGCTGCCGGACTGGAAAAGCTTCTCGATATTCCGGTTGTTCCGGTCACTGCCGTTACCGGAGAGGGGATAAGCCGGCTTGTCGAGGGGATATCCCGCGCGAAGGCGTCGGCGATCAGTTTTAATGAAAATGATCACTGGAACGCGATCGGCGGTGTGGTGGGAAAGGTTCAGACACTTTCCCACCGTCATCATACCCTGCTCGATATCATTACCGAAGCCTCCATCAAACCATTGACCGGTATTCCGATCGCCGCACTCGTTCTTTTTTGCTCTTTTTCGATTATCAGGATAATCGGTGAGGGGATTATCAACCTTGTCATGAATCCTTTTTTCGAGGGTGTGTTGAAACCTCTTCTGATGCGATTATCCGCTTTTCTTTCCGGTTCGGGCATTGTTCATGATCTTTTGATCGGACACATGGTCGGGGGAGAGATTGCGTTTCTTGAATCGTTCGGGATTCTCACGACGGGTCTCTATGTTCCGATCGCCGCGGTACTGCCCTATATTGTCGCCTTTTACCTTGTTCTCGGCATTCTTGAAGACATCGGTTACCTGCCGCGGCTCGGGGTACTTCTTGACAGGATGATGCATGTCGTCGGACTTCATGGTATGAGTTTCATTCCGATGCTGCTGGGATTGGGGTGTAATGTTTCCGGCGCGCTTGCGTGCAGAACGCTTGAAAGCAAAAAGGAACGATTCATCAGTGCCACCCTTATGGCAATCGCGGTACCGTGCTGGGCACAAATAGCGATGATATTCGGGCTTGTGGGGAAATACGGTGCGGGCGGCCTTTTTCTTGTCTTCGGTTCACTGTTCCTGATCTGGATCGTGGTGGGGATTATTTTGCGACGGGGAATGAAAGGCGAATGCCCGGAAATGTTTTCGGAAATGCCGCCGTATCGTATTCCCTACCCCCTTGTTATCTTCAAAAAACTCTGGATGCGGTTGTGGAGTTTTATCAGGGAAGCGCTCCCCTTTGTTCTTCTCGGTGTGCTGCTGGTCAATATGCTCTATTCGCTGGGAATCATCGGTGTTATCGGAAAAATTACGGCACCGGTCGTTAAACACCTTTTCGGCCTGCCTGAAGAAACGGTCGGTGCGCTTATCATCGGTTTTTTACGAAAGGACGTCGCCGTTGGTATGCTCGTGCCCCTCAATCTATCGTTCAAACAGTTGATCACGGCAAGCGTTGTCCTGACGGTATATTTCCCCTGCATCGCGACCTTCACCGTCCTCGTGAGAGAACTGGGTCCGACCGGAATGCTCAAGGCGGCTGGCATTATGACGGCTACCGCGCTGATATCGGGGACACTCCTCAATTTTTCAATCACCGGTGCTATGATGCTTTTCCCGTAA
- a CDS encoding family 16 glycosylhydrolase → MKKNKIVMALVCGIGLFTANGLFSQTLGDVNTDDTINIVDALLTAQYYVGLDPAGFTPGAADVNADGQLNIVDALLIAQYYVGLISSFPGESRTASPTAAPTPIPSDMQPPELSGDWRLVFQDEFDGNSLDTAKWSTDYPWGHTHNHRGYTDPANVIVENGLLRLKAENSRHPDAPEGIRRDDFGWLPLDFTTGCVTTSGKFHISSGYIEGRLKMPKTKGFWPAFWTLGDGWPPEIDIMEFLSSVSTRFYTNYHWGQPEYGSHFTEHNGPDFSAAFHVYAVEWDSTHMRWFLDGSEVARFDSGYCSQAVNQYILLNLAIGGWEEDPDQSTSWPGWYECDWVRVWQRQ, encoded by the coding sequence ATGAAAAAAAACAAGATTGTCATGGCGCTTGTTTGCGGCATCGGTCTTTTTACCGCAAACGGACTGTTTTCACAGACACTCGGCGATGTCAATACCGACGATACGATCAATATCGTCGATGCCCTGCTTACCGCGCAGTATTATGTGGGGCTTGATCCGGCAGGGTTTACCCCCGGCGCGGCGGATGTCAATGCCGACGGACAGCTTAATATCGTCGATGCCCTCCTTATCGCGCAATATTATGTGGGACTGATCTCTTCGTTTCCGGGTGAAAGCCGGACCGCTTCTCCAACGGCCGCACCGACACCAATACCATCGGATATGCAGCCGCCAGAGCTTTCAGGCGACTGGCGTCTTGTTTTTCAGGACGAATTTGACGGCAACAGCCTCGATACGGCAAAGTGGAGTACGGATTATCCGTGGGGCCATACCCATAACCATCGGGGATACACCGACCCGGCAAACGTGATCGTTGAAAACGGCCTCCTGCGTCTCAAGGCTGAAAACTCACGGCACCCGGATGCGCCCGAAGGGATCCGGCGCGACGATTTCGGCTGGCTTCCGCTCGACTTTACCACCGGGTGCGTGACGACATCGGGCAAATTCCATATCTCGAGCGGCTATATCGAGGGCAGACTGAAAATGCCGAAGACAAAGGGATTCTGGCCCGCGTTCTGGACGCTCGGTGACGGATGGCCGCCTGAAATCGACATCATGGAGTTTTTGTCGTCGGTGTCGACACGGTTTTATACGAATTACCACTGGGGTCAGCCGGAATACGGTTCCCATTTTACCGAACACAACGGGCCGGATTTTTCCGCGGCTTTTCACGTTTACGCCGTCGAGTGGGACAGCACTCATATGAGGTGGTTCCTCGACGGGTCGGAAGTCGCGCGCTTCGACAGCGGCTATTGCTCACAGGCAGTCAATCAATACATCCTTCTCAATCTCGCGATCGGCGGATGGGAAGAAGATCCGGATCAATCGACCTCATGGCCCGGCTGGTACGAGTGCGACTGGGTAAGGGTTTGGCAAAGGCAGTAG
- a CDS encoding ferrous iron transport protein A produces MELAALKQGEKGIFVGINGGGHGIINKLASMGIRPGVLIIKKSNPFFHGPVVIEVGRTQLAIGFGMARKMLVDPVLEK; encoded by the coding sequence ATGGAATTGGCGGCCTTGAAACAAGGTGAAAAAGGTATATTTGTCGGAATAAACGGCGGGGGACATGGGATCATCAACAAACTGGCTTCGATGGGCATCAGGCCGGGTGTGTTGATTATAAAAAAGAGTAACCCGTTTTTTCATGGTCCGGTTGTTATCGAGGTGGGAAGAACGCAGCTGGCAATCGGTTTTGGAATGGCCCGCAAAATGCTTGTCGACCCGGTTTTAGAGAAATGA